A single window of Rhizobium sp. CCGE531 DNA harbors:
- a CDS encoding cation:proton antiporter — MPSRQKLLKLFSSGALTLPFALILLLSIAQIAFAAEGQKASHASEGLFLVQIVLLVVSGRLLGEWMVRIGQPSIMGQIIAGIILGPSLFGLAFPHVQASLFPADASQKNMTDAIGQLGILFLLLLAGMETDLGLAKRMRKSAAGVSLTGIVIPFAAGFALGELIPDALLPDPEKRLVTSLFLGTALSISSVKIVASVVREMGFMRRNIGQLIVASAIIDDTIGWVIIAITFGLAEKGTVDLTTLATSAIGTLAFMAVSFTIGRRIVFEIIRWTNDNFRSDLPVLSAIVAIMGTMAIITNLIGVHTVLGAFVAGILVGESPILTRQIDVQLRALTTALFMPVFFGLTGLQTDLTVLADPSILLLTAAVVVIASIGKFGGAFAAAKISGYSRSEALALGCGMNARGSTEVIVATIGLSVGVLDEKLFSVIVAMAVITTMAMPPTLRWALARLPLREEERDRLEREQFESESFLANFERILLTVDGSQSSRLATWIAAFFAVTRKMPVTVLDIRGPKDAEREPEPATATAQPSQGRPIADDLRQYATALLSSAPPDKEMAAESDIHVTVREKDGELKTVLADISGAGHDLLFTGIEPSMGEDGRFSDALQVMTSAFKGTSAIVTARGALPERPQDLRILLPVSGTERSVRAAEFGLAVAKAANAHCALLLIVEPRQAKAIQRISDHGSDNWDVLKTVGAIADYYGVKIEKVVQQGPSPELSILRHARGGKYNLIVLGVSKRASGSLSYGGVADTLLQTADRSCIFIETDLANAPVVTTSAG; from the coding sequence TGGTGCAGATCGTTCTGCTTGTCGTATCAGGCAGGTTGCTCGGCGAATGGATGGTGCGCATCGGCCAGCCGTCGATCATGGGCCAGATCATCGCCGGCATCATTCTTGGCCCCTCCCTTTTCGGCTTGGCTTTTCCACATGTGCAGGCAAGCCTCTTTCCAGCGGACGCAAGCCAGAAAAACATGACCGATGCGATCGGTCAGCTCGGCATCCTCTTTCTTCTGCTGCTCGCAGGCATGGAAACCGATCTCGGCCTGGCAAAGCGCATGCGCAAATCCGCCGCCGGCGTCTCACTGACGGGCATCGTCATTCCCTTCGCCGCAGGTTTCGCCCTGGGGGAGCTCATCCCGGACGCCTTGCTTCCTGATCCCGAAAAGCGGCTGGTCACATCTCTCTTCCTGGGCACCGCGCTTTCCATCTCCTCGGTGAAGATCGTCGCCTCCGTGGTCCGCGAGATGGGCTTCATGCGCCGGAACATCGGCCAATTGATTGTCGCCTCCGCCATCATCGACGATACGATCGGCTGGGTGATCATCGCCATAACCTTCGGCCTTGCCGAAAAGGGCACGGTCGATCTCACAACTTTGGCGACCAGCGCGATCGGCACGCTGGCCTTCATGGCCGTCAGCTTCACCATCGGCAGACGGATCGTCTTTGAAATCATCCGCTGGACCAACGACAATTTTCGCAGTGACCTGCCCGTGCTCAGCGCCATCGTCGCGATCATGGGCACGATGGCGATCATTACCAACCTCATCGGCGTCCATACCGTGCTCGGCGCCTTCGTCGCGGGTATTCTCGTCGGTGAATCGCCGATCCTTACCCGCCAGATCGACGTGCAGCTTCGCGCATTGACGACGGCGCTGTTCATGCCCGTCTTCTTCGGGCTGACCGGCTTGCAGACCGATCTCACCGTGCTCGCCGACCCCTCCATCCTGTTGCTGACGGCCGCAGTCGTCGTTATCGCCAGCATCGGCAAGTTCGGCGGGGCCTTCGCCGCCGCCAAGATCAGCGGATACTCGAGATCAGAAGCCCTCGCGCTCGGCTGCGGCATGAACGCCAGGGGATCGACGGAAGTGATCGTCGCGACCATAGGCCTGTCCGTCGGCGTTCTGGACGAGAAGCTGTTCTCCGTCATCGTTGCCATGGCGGTTATCACGACGATGGCGATGCCGCCGACGCTCCGTTGGGCACTGGCACGCCTGCCGCTGCGCGAGGAGGAGCGCGACCGGCTCGAGCGCGAGCAATTCGAGAGCGAAAGCTTCCTGGCGAATTTCGAACGCATCCTGCTGACCGTCGACGGTTCGCAAAGCAGCCGTCTGGCGACCTGGATCGCCGCCTTCTTCGCGGTAACGCGCAAGATGCCGGTCACCGTTCTGGACATCCGCGGGCCGAAGGATGCCGAGAGAGAGCCGGAGCCGGCAACCGCGACAGCACAACCATCGCAAGGCCGGCCCATTGCCGACGATCTGCGCCAATATGCAACCGCTTTGTTGTCGTCGGCGCCGCCTGATAAGGAGATGGCCGCCGAAAGCGATATCCACGTCACGGTTCGGGAAAAGGACGGTGAACTCAAAACCGTCCTGGCGGATATATCGGGCGCCGGCCACGACCTTCTCTTCACAGGCATCGAACCTTCGATGGGAGAGGACGGTCGCTTCAGTGACGCCCTACAGGTCATGACTTCAGCCTTCAAGGGAACCTCCGCCATCGTCACGGCGCGGGGCGCGCTGCCGGAGCGGCCCCAGGACCTGCGAATCCTGCTCCCTGTCAGCGGCACGGAGCGCTCCGTCAGGGCTGCGGAATTCGGGCTCGCCGTCGCCAAGGCGGCGAACGCCCATTGCGCCCTGCTGCTGATCGTGGAACCGCGGCAGGCGAAAGCCATTCAGCGGATCAGCGATCACGGCAGCGATAATTGGGATGTTCTGAAAACGGTTGGAGCGATTGCCGATTACTATGGCGTGAAGATCGAAAAAGTCGTTCAGCAGGGACCTTCGCCCGAGCTTTCGATCCTGCGCCATGCCCGCGGCGGAAAATATAATCTGATCGTGCTTGGTGTGAGCAAACGGGCGAGCGGCAGCCTATCCTACGGCGGCGTCGCGGACACACTCCTGCAAACGGCCGACAGGTCATGCATTTTCATCGAAACCGATCTCGCAAATGCCCCGGTTGTTACGACTAGCGCCGGATGA
- a CDS encoding bifunctional diguanylate cyclase/phosphodiesterase — MSNPGELRALYKDYGNEARRVLARSGLWLAVPVYLLFLVTDLIFTPDVSHVTIPARFFIGGASLLILEIQFARQRRAGELEATCAGAVVFGYVVWLVPTLQTVNAEAFSYYAAFGAIFMMGVNLFFSLEFALAVASSGLIFAIFLLSLAEFHYSPAYCLAFTTFYLCCFVFTSYVNWKLNKERFNVFLNAREAELQQRQATERGEALLRLSITDPLTGMENRRAADIRLKQFWERWHEDGVAFAVLLVDVDFFKKYNDYYGHQEGDHCLITVANALSDIVAPLGATVGRYGGEEFIVILDLERGSDALALAEAICQGIEALDIVHAQRLDGFRHVTVSVGATVTRDMAGTKLENVINEADRALYSAKASGRNCARIFDPNELPGGDASENIAAILKIAIQQNLVSLVYQPIQYLETGEIGAYEALMRLQLLDGSSSSPAIFIPIAERTGAIIELGYWAIRRACCELLSRDVVETVSVNVSPIQLRAPGFAAQVAAILAETGVSGHRLAFEITEGVDMEIRPDVLDSVQDLKRLGIKFWLDDFGTGFAGLSWLRLMDFETVKIDKSFLHDAANSDGAKILLEDIIGLVRNRGHRILVEGVENEEQLDLVKSFGIDAVQGYHIGRPAPPLKHPIAVRHAGHRRWQVSA; from the coding sequence ATGAGTAATCCAGGCGAGCTTCGTGCGCTCTACAAGGACTACGGCAACGAGGCGCGTCGTGTCCTGGCTCGCAGCGGCCTGTGGCTTGCGGTGCCCGTTTATCTTCTTTTCCTGGTAACCGACCTGATATTCACTCCCGACGTCTCTCATGTGACGATTCCGGCGCGTTTTTTCATCGGCGGCGCCTCGCTCCTTATTCTGGAGATCCAGTTTGCGCGCCAGCGTCGCGCGGGAGAGCTTGAGGCTACATGCGCGGGCGCCGTGGTCTTCGGATATGTCGTGTGGCTGGTGCCGACGCTGCAGACCGTCAATGCGGAGGCCTTTTCCTATTATGCTGCCTTCGGCGCCATTTTCATGATGGGCGTCAACCTCTTCTTCAGTCTCGAATTCGCTCTGGCCGTCGCGTCATCGGGGCTGATCTTCGCGATCTTTCTGCTGTCGCTCGCGGAGTTTCACTACAGCCCGGCCTATTGCCTGGCCTTTACGACCTTTTACCTCTGCTGTTTCGTTTTCACCTCCTATGTGAACTGGAAATTGAACAAGGAACGCTTCAACGTCTTCCTCAATGCCAGAGAAGCCGAACTGCAGCAGCGCCAGGCGACGGAACGCGGGGAGGCACTTCTGCGCCTGTCCATCACGGATCCCCTTACCGGAATGGAAAACCGGCGGGCAGCAGATATAAGGCTGAAGCAGTTCTGGGAGCGCTGGCACGAGGATGGCGTGGCATTTGCGGTCCTGTTGGTCGACGTCGATTTCTTCAAAAAATACAATGACTATTACGGGCACCAGGAAGGCGACCATTGCCTCATCACCGTCGCCAATGCCCTGTCGGATATTGTGGCCCCCCTGGGTGCGACAGTCGGACGATATGGCGGCGAAGAGTTCATCGTCATACTCGATCTGGAGCGCGGATCGGACGCGCTGGCCCTGGCGGAAGCCATTTGCCAGGGGATCGAGGCGCTCGATATCGTCCATGCCCAGCGGCTCGACGGCTTCCGGCATGTCACCGTCAGCGTCGGGGCGACCGTCACGAGAGACATGGCCGGCACGAAGCTGGAAAACGTCATCAATGAAGCCGACCGCGCCCTTTATTCCGCAAAGGCGAGCGGCCGCAACTGCGCCAGGATATTCGATCCGAACGAGCTTCCGGGTGGGGACGCGAGCGAGAACATCGCGGCCATATTGAAGATCGCCATCCAGCAGAATCTCGTCTCTCTGGTCTATCAGCCGATCCAATATCTCGAGACGGGAGAAATAGGCGCCTACGAAGCCCTGATGCGCCTGCAATTGCTCGATGGCTCGAGTTCTTCCCCCGCGATCTTTATTCCGATAGCGGAGCGAACGGGAGCCATCATCGAATTGGGCTACTGGGCGATCAGGCGGGCGTGCTGCGAGCTGCTATCCCGCGACGTCGTCGAGACGGTCAGCGTCAACGTTTCTCCGATCCAATTGCGTGCTCCAGGCTTTGCAGCGCAGGTGGCCGCCATCCTGGCCGAAACCGGCGTTTCCGGGCACAGGCTTGCGTTCGAGATCACCGAGGGCGTCGACATGGAAATACGCCCCGACGTGCTCGACAGCGTTCAGGATCTCAAGAGGCTCGGCATCAAATTCTGGCTGGACGATTTCGGCACGGGCTTTGCCGGTCTATCCTGGCTTCGCCTGATGGATTTCGAAACCGTGAAGATCGACAAATCGTTTCTTCACGACGCGGCAAATAGCGACGGTGCCAAGATCCTTCTGGAAGACATCATCGGCCTGGTGCGCAATCGCGGGCATCGCATCTTGGTCGAAGGGGTCGAGAACGAAGAGCAGCTCGATCTCGTCAAATCCTTTGGCATCGATGCCGTTCAGGGATACCATATCGGCCGGCCCGCGCCGCCGCTCAAGCATCCGATTGCGGTCAGGCATGCGGGACATCGGCGCTGGCAGGTATCGGCCTGA
- a CDS encoding class I SAM-dependent methyltransferase — MKALTERLQVLKNKVTPLTWTHLASIAQTHPASSFLLQDPLTRWSFEKPRGYSGDAYLLDFIYEHPSVAAQVEEASALGAEVYDFTRRAASAVAVRERRDLLAAHVDTVAEKNDKAEILAIAAGHLREAERSQALQSGRLKRWIALDQDPVSVGTVSSAFHGSCVEAINGSVRTILGRAQKLGTFDFIYAAGLYDYLAESVAVRLTERCLQMLKPGGKFLLANFAKDIGVEGYMETFMNWPLIWRTDEDVHSIIDKVKHPVTDVSVTRGENGGVIYAVLTV, encoded by the coding sequence ATGAAAGCCTTGACTGAGCGCCTGCAGGTGTTGAAGAACAAGGTGACGCCCCTGACCTGGACGCATCTCGCCTCCATTGCGCAGACGCATCCGGCTTCATCCTTCCTGCTTCAGGACCCTTTGACCCGATGGTCCTTCGAAAAGCCGCGCGGTTATAGTGGCGATGCCTACCTGCTTGACTTCATTTATGAACATCCATCTGTTGCCGCACAGGTGGAAGAAGCCTCGGCGCTCGGCGCCGAAGTTTACGATTTCACCCGGCGTGCCGCCTCCGCCGTCGCGGTGCGGGAGAGGCGGGATCTTCTGGCGGCGCATGTCGATACGGTGGCCGAGAAGAACGACAAGGCTGAAATCCTGGCGATTGCGGCTGGCCACCTTCGTGAAGCGGAGCGTTCCCAGGCTCTGCAAAGCGGCAGGCTCAAGCGCTGGATCGCGCTCGATCAGGATCCCGTCAGCGTCGGGACCGTGAGCTCGGCCTTCCACGGCAGCTGCGTCGAAGCGATCAACGGCTCCGTTCGCACCATCCTGGGGCGCGCGCAGAAGCTCGGCACGTTCGATTTCATCTATGCGGCCGGTCTTTACGACTATCTTGCCGAAAGCGTCGCCGTCCGGTTGACGGAGCGCTGCCTGCAGATGCTAAAGCCAGGCGGCAAGTTCCTTCTCGCAAATTTCGCAAAGGATATCGGCGTCGAAGGCTACATGGAAACCTTCATGAATTGGCCGTTGATCTGGCGAACGGACGAGGATGTTCACTCGATCATCGACAAGGTCAAGCATCCGGTCACGGATGTTTCGGTCACGCGCGGTGAAAACGGCGGCGTCATATATGCGGTCCTGACCGTGTAG
- a CDS encoding DedA family protein, translated as MNDPSDLLGIVPDLASWGLLGLVLCSTVEKLLPIIPSIGMFIMLGMLSVTNSSDLPAAIAITAAGSTAGSLFWYGMGRWLGAARGDVFVMKMSRHLDIKDEWYWRLKSHCRRHRVWVAFVGQLIPVIRAYMAFPAGVLAIPAPGFAIATFFGAVVWNAPFLASGYMLRKQVFAQDTATSAAFAAIMLVYLLLFALFRLCRPSRNAA; from the coding sequence ATGAACGATCCGTCCGATCTATTGGGTATCGTGCCGGATCTGGCCTCATGGGGATTGCTTGGCCTTGTGCTGTGTTCGACGGTCGAGAAACTTCTACCCATTATACCTTCCATCGGCATGTTCATCATGCTTGGCATGTTGAGCGTTACCAACTCCAGCGATCTGCCCGCCGCAATTGCCATCACGGCTGCAGGTTCAACGGCAGGCTCGTTGTTCTGGTATGGAATGGGTCGATGGTTGGGGGCTGCACGTGGAGATGTCTTCGTGATGAAGATGAGCAGGCATCTGGATATCAAGGACGAGTGGTATTGGCGACTGAAGAGTCATTGCCGCCGTCATCGGGTATGGGTGGCGTTTGTCGGTCAGCTCATTCCGGTGATCAGGGCCTATATGGCATTTCCCGCAGGCGTGCTTGCCATACCGGCACCCGGCTTTGCCATCGCGACATTCTTCGGCGCAGTCGTTTGGAACGCGCCGTTTCTGGCGTCTGGTTATATGCTGCGCAAGCAGGTCTTCGCGCAAGACACGGCGACATCCGCCGCCTTCGCAGCCATCATGCTGGTCTATCTTCTGCTCTTTGCTTTATTCCGTCTTTGCCGGCCAAGCCGCAACGCGGCTTAG
- a CDS encoding methyltransferase domain-containing protein — MVGAIVPSSTILANLITSEVDPSAGPVLELGPGTGVFTEALLARGVCERDLTLVEYADNFASMLRRRFPTARVVCADAARLGVDDLPEGVLFGSAISGLPLLNMSPKAAIAILTGVSSRLREGGALYQFTYGVRCPVPYRLLDRFGFKATLHGQVLRNFPPARVYKIVRRKPLPRAVAGR; from the coding sequence ATGGTTGGTGCGATAGTTCCTTCCAGCACGATACTGGCCAATCTCATCACCAGCGAAGTTGATCCCTCGGCTGGACCCGTTCTGGAGCTTGGCCCCGGAACGGGGGTCTTCACGGAAGCCCTGCTTGCACGCGGCGTCTGCGAAAGGGATCTGACGCTGGTGGAGTATGCCGATAATTTCGCCAGCATGCTTCGGCGGCGGTTTCCCACCGCTCGCGTTGTCTGCGCCGATGCGGCTCGGCTGGGCGTTGACGATTTGCCGGAAGGCGTGCTGTTCGGCTCTGCGATCAGCGGGCTGCCGTTGTTGAACATGTCGCCGAAGGCAGCCATCGCCATTCTGACCGGTGTCTCGTCGAGGCTGCGCGAAGGCGGCGCACTCTACCAGTTCACATATGGCGTTCGCTGTCCCGTGCCGTATCGGCTGCTCGACCGGTTCGGCTTCAAGGCAACGCTGCATGGCCAGGTGCTGCGCAACTTTCCGCCCGCCAGGGTCTACAAGATCGTCCGGCGCAAGCCGCTTCCTCGTGCGGTGGCCGGCAGATGA
- a CDS encoding HAMP domain-containing sensor histidine kinase — MSASQPSLRWRLVLRLSALQAIFLTVLAVLIVAALWMTGSFISLQPEDETIDAIARSIARHRNGTLMLKETPALAARHTELPGLWFVVRDRGGAMIAYGSVPPAYANIGGSLDGIGQARFGSNLGGSAVPAARLQWVGSPAGEVQVLTGVDGSVSTVRIVMAMGIVFFSALLPLLIVTAIATFVAAPLVVRRAFSSLDSAVARAGQIDINRQGTRLPVDDVPREILPLVEAVNDAFGRLDEGYERQKRLFAHLAHEWRTPVAILQTRLDGLPPGPLKERIFEDTVRLATLAEQFLDLQRLNHRFEPAAINLVEVAQHVVSELAPLAIAANYEPCFIKDEDVVEILGDRAALERAVANLVQNAIQHGGRGGRITVHVGRATGITVADEGRGIPPGERNRIFEPFYRLQGHGKGFGLGLNLVQEIARLHGGRVALLEGPTGGAAFRLSFPATDR, encoded by the coding sequence ATGAGCGCCAGCCAGCCTTCCTTGCGATGGCGCCTCGTTTTGCGCCTGTCCGCCTTGCAGGCGATTTTTCTGACTGTTCTCGCGGTTCTTATCGTTGCCGCCCTCTGGATGACCGGCAGCTTCATCTCCCTCCAGCCGGAAGACGAAACCATCGACGCCATCGCGCGGTCGATCGCCCGGCATCGGAATGGCACGCTGATGCTGAAGGAGACGCCGGCGCTTGCAGCACGGCACACCGAGTTGCCGGGTCTCTGGTTCGTCGTGCGGGATCGCGGCGGTGCCATGATAGCCTATGGCAGCGTTCCGCCGGCCTATGCGAATATCGGCGGTTCGCTTGATGGCATCGGGCAGGCCCGCTTCGGCAGCAATCTCGGCGGAAGCGCCGTGCCCGCCGCGCGGCTGCAATGGGTAGGATCTCCGGCCGGCGAAGTGCAGGTGCTCACGGGCGTCGATGGCAGCGTATCGACTGTTCGGATCGTCATGGCCATGGGCATCGTGTTCTTCAGCGCCCTTCTGCCGCTTCTCATCGTAACGGCGATCGCAACGTTCGTTGCGGCGCCGTTGGTCGTCCGTCGCGCCTTTTCCTCGCTCGATTCAGCCGTTGCCCGCGCTGGGCAGATCGACATCAATCGTCAGGGCACTAGGCTGCCGGTGGATGACGTTCCGCGAGAGATCCTGCCGCTTGTCGAAGCCGTCAACGACGCATTCGGCCGGTTGGACGAAGGTTATGAGCGACAGAAGCGTCTTTTCGCTCATCTTGCCCATGAGTGGCGGACCCCTGTCGCGATCTTGCAGACGCGTCTTGATGGGTTGCCGCCTGGCCCGTTAAAGGAGCGGATCTTCGAGGATACGGTGCGCCTTGCGACCTTGGCCGAGCAGTTTCTCGATCTTCAGCGCCTCAATCACCGTTTCGAGCCGGCTGCGATCAATCTTGTCGAAGTCGCGCAGCATGTGGTTTCCGAGCTGGCGCCGCTCGCCATTGCCGCCAACTACGAGCCATGTTTCATCAAGGATGAGGACGTGGTTGAAATTCTCGGCGATCGGGCAGCGCTTGAGCGAGCCGTTGCCAATCTCGTGCAGAATGCGATCCAGCACGGCGGCCGCGGCGGCCGGATAACAGTCCATGTCGGTCGTGCGACCGGCATTACCGTCGCCGATGAAGGCCGCGGCATTCCCCCGGGGGAGCGAAACCGCATCTTCGAGCCGTTTTATCGTCTCCAGGGACACGGCAAGGGGTTCGGCCTTGGGCTCAACCTCGTCCAGGAAATTGCCAGACTTCATGGCGGACGGGTTGCCCTCCTGGAGGGACCGACCGGCGGCGCGGCTTTCCGGCTGAGCTTCCCTGCAACAGATAGGTGA
- a CDS encoding response regulator transcription factor — MRILLLEDEPEMASALSAALQARDAIVDHVSMLADAEEAARSLSYDVILLDRQVPDGDGLSIVPRLRAAGVGTPVIVLTARGELDDRIDGLDTGADDYLVKPFAMEELLARLRAIMRRPGDVRSEVVSFGKLSYDFGCHDVLIDGERLELPRRELLVFEALARRIGRTVPRHALEEAVYGFADDIQSNTLDAHVSRLRRKLASMESGLEIHPVRGIGYLMRRTS, encoded by the coding sequence TTGCGGATTTTGTTGCTTGAGGACGAGCCGGAAATGGCGTCTGCGCTGAGCGCCGCCTTGCAAGCTCGCGACGCCATCGTCGATCACGTATCGATGCTGGCCGACGCCGAGGAGGCCGCGAGAAGTCTCTCCTACGATGTTATCCTTCTCGACCGCCAGGTTCCGGACGGAGACGGGCTTTCGATCGTTCCGAGGCTGCGCGCGGCCGGGGTTGGAACACCGGTGATCGTGTTGACCGCGCGCGGCGAACTCGACGACCGCATCGATGGTCTTGATACTGGCGCCGACGACTATCTCGTCAAGCCTTTTGCCATGGAGGAGCTGCTGGCGCGATTGCGTGCCATCATGCGCCGCCCGGGTGATGTGCGAAGCGAGGTGGTGAGCTTCGGCAAGCTATCTTATGATTTCGGCTGCCATGATGTGCTGATCGATGGCGAACGGCTCGAACTGCCGCGCCGGGAGCTGCTTGTCTTCGAAGCGCTTGCGCGCCGCATTGGGCGCACCGTGCCGCGCCACGCACTGGAAGAGGCTGTTTATGGCTTCGCGGACGATATCCAGTCCAACACGCTGGACGCACATGTCTCCCGTTTGCGCCGCAAGCTCGCATCCATGGAATCCGGCCTGGAAATTCATCCGGTTCGCGGCATCGGCTATCTCATGCGAAGGACGTCATGA
- a CDS encoding DUF1127 domain-containing protein produces the protein MTHSQFLVAEGLTATVDELCQKFGVWRTARALLLVIWRQRQTRAQVSELSNHQLRDIGLPEREDTRSLLNPLALHLRRFG, from the coding sequence ATGACGCATTCACAATTTTTAGTTGCTGAAGGTTTGACGGCAACGGTCGACGAACTGTGCCAGAAATTCGGTGTCTGGAGGACCGCACGCGCTCTGCTGCTCGTCATCTGGAGGCAGCGGCAAACGCGCGCGCAGGTATCCGAACTTTCGAATCATCAGCTTCGTGACATTGGTCTGCCGGAACGGGAGGACACACGGAGCCTTCTCAATCCCCTGGCCCTGCACCTGCGCCGCTTCGGTTAG
- a CDS encoding radical SAM protein, with protein sequence MAHIVIINPRFETSYWGMEHALPLFDVKANLPVACLPLLAALTPAEHTITLVDENIEPIDYGLCEKADIVALTGMIVQRFRMTEILTELKRRNCFTVVGGPWVTVKEDYFGNLVDVSFIGEAEETWPKFLLEWQQGNHGRRYEQSDKTDMSKVPVPRFDLLKMDEYAVGSIQFSRGCPFTCDFCDIIVVFGRKPRIKASAQVIAEMEALLAAGMDTAFIVDDNLIGNKKAIKEVLRDVVAWQERHHYPMTFLTEASIDLADDAELMQLMVDANIRVVFIGIETPNEAALRETKKLQNLRKGGTMLEKIHTIQQTGMEVWCGMILGFDSDDATIFEAQRVFIKDARIVNAMIGMLAAIPKTPLYTRLAKEGRLDHDDPPAFGTNVIPLNLSRETLRDGYLAVLSDLHQPAAYFDRLDALYIDARIEPESTRLRHLRRHPLRLLALNATWALEAVGIFVRLMGRVKEADLRAVYRRRLLNLLRHRRSPVVLQIYAIKCAMHYHAHIMVQQMRTGGGIVNSF encoded by the coding sequence ATGGCTCATATCGTCATCATCAATCCGCGCTTCGAAACCTCCTACTGGGGCATGGAACACGCGCTGCCGCTGTTCGATGTGAAGGCCAATCTTCCGGTCGCCTGTCTGCCCTTGCTTGCGGCGCTGACGCCGGCCGAACATACCATCACGCTGGTGGATGAGAATATCGAGCCGATAGACTACGGCCTGTGCGAGAAGGCCGATATCGTTGCGCTGACGGGGATGATCGTCCAGCGCTTCCGAATGACGGAAATCCTGACCGAGCTCAAACGACGTAATTGCTTCACCGTCGTCGGCGGACCTTGGGTTACGGTCAAGGAGGACTATTTCGGCAATCTCGTCGATGTTTCCTTTATCGGCGAGGCGGAAGAAACCTGGCCGAAATTCCTGCTCGAATGGCAGCAGGGCAACCATGGGCGGCGCTACGAGCAGTCCGACAAGACGGATATGAGCAAGGTGCCGGTGCCGCGCTTCGACCTCCTGAAGATGGATGAATATGCGGTCGGCAGCATCCAGTTCTCGCGCGGCTGTCCCTTCACTTGCGATTTCTGCGACATCATCGTGGTTTTCGGCCGCAAGCCGCGCATCAAGGCCAGCGCGCAGGTCATCGCCGAGATGGAGGCCTTGCTGGCCGCCGGAATGGACACGGCCTTCATCGTCGACGACAATCTGATCGGCAACAAGAAGGCGATCAAGGAAGTCTTGCGCGATGTCGTCGCCTGGCAGGAGCGGCATCATTATCCGATGACGTTTCTGACGGAAGCGTCGATCGATCTGGCTGATGATGCGGAGCTGATGCAGCTGATGGTCGACGCCAATATCCGCGTCGTCTTCATCGGCATCGAGACGCCGAACGAGGCGGCGCTGCGCGAAACCAAGAAGCTGCAGAATCTGCGCAAGGGCGGCACGATGCTGGAAAAGATCCACACGATCCAGCAGACGGGCATGGAAGTCTGGTGCGGCATGATCCTCGGCTTCGACAGCGACGATGCGACCATCTTCGAGGCGCAGCGTGTCTTCATCAAGGATGCGCGCATCGTCAATGCCATGATCGGCATGCTGGCGGCGATCCCTAAGACGCCGCTCTACACGCGTCTCGCCAAGGAAGGGAGGCTCGATCATGATGATCCGCCCGCCTTCGGCACCAACGTCATTCCCCTTAATCTTTCGCGCGAAACGTTGCGGGATGGATATCTTGCCGTCCTCAGCGATCTGCATCAGCCGGCGGCTTATTTCGACCGGCTGGATGCACTTTACATCGATGCTCGCATCGAACCGGAAAGCACCCGCTTACGCCATCTTCGTCGTCATCCCCTGCGTCTCCTGGCTCTCAACGCAACATGGGCGCTGGAGGCGGTCGGAATTTTCGTTCGCTTGATGGGTCGCGTGAAGGAGGCGGATCTGCGCGCCGTCTATCGCCGGCGGCTTCTCAACCTCTTGCGGCACCGCCGCTCCCCGGTCGTCCTGCAAATCTATGCGATTAAGTGCGCTATGCACTATCATGCCCACATCATGGTTCAACAGATGCGCACCGGCGGCGGCATCGTCAATTCGTTCTAG